The stretch of DNA AGATATAGAGTACCACCCATAACACTTCAGTAATTCCAAGTGCATAAAGATATTTGACTTTATGTTTATTTTTTACAAGGGAAGAGTATAAAATCAAGAGCAAGACGAAATTGGCTATTGCGAGATATAAATACAATATAGATGCCATTATTCTCCCAATTACATTTTACTCTTTGTACTATTTAAATTAATCGTTTAAAATCCAAATTTAATAGTATAAAATCAAGTAAAGACTTTTATAATACGAAATAATTTTCTAGAAAGGTGTTTCATTGTCCATTGTCCTTGAAGCTAAAAATCTAGAAAAGAAATTTAGTGATGTTATAGCCGTCAATAAGATTAATTTCAAGGTAAAGGAAGGAGAAGTTTTTGGATTTTTGGGACCTAACGGCGCAGGTAAAACTACAACTATGAAGATGATTCAATGCGTATCGCCAAAAACTTCGGGAGAGCTAAAAGTATTTAATCTTGATGTTGATAAAAATCCCAGGAAAATCAAGAAACTCATGGGCGTTGTTCCTCAGATTGATAATCTTGATCCGGATTTCACTGTTATTGGGAATCTTTTGCAGTATTCGAGATATTTTGATATTCCTAAACAAGAGGCAATAAAGAGGGCAAAGGAGCTAATTGAATATATACAGATCACAGAAAAAAAGGACAGTTCAATTGAAAAGCTGTCCGGGGGGATGAAAAGAAGATTGGTCTTGGCAAGGGCTATGATTAATAATCCTAAACTTTTGATATTAGACGAACCTACTACAGGGCTTGACCCTCAAGCAAGGCATCTAATCTGGGAGAAACTTAAAGACCTATCCTCAAAAGGAATTACTGTGATCATCACGACTCATTATATGGAAGAAGCTGCAAGGCTTTGCGATAGATTGGTAATAATGGACAATGGGCAAATACTTGTTGAAGGGGCCCCAAACGAACTCATTAAGAGATATGTTGGAGATCATATTGTAGAAGCTGAGAATACTGCAGAGATAAAATCCTGTTTAGATAAAAACGATATAAAATATGATATTGGAAACGATAATGTTGAGATCTATACAGAAAATATCCAGAAAGTAACTAATCTCCTGTTAAATCAATGCACCCATAGTGGGGTCACAGCAAGACCTGCCACGCTTGAAGATGTGTTTTTGAAGCTTACTGGGAGAAAACTAAGGGATTGATATTATGGATCTAAGTTATCGGATAACTAAGGGTTGGCGAAGGAATTTTGTTACGTTTTTTAAAACATGGCGACTAAATGTAATACCTCCATTTCTGGAGCCTTTGTTATACCTTCTAGCGTTGGGATTTGGTCTAGGGAGCTTTATAGATAATATTGAGGGTATATCTTATGTTAAATTTATCGCTCCTGCTTTAGTTTCAATATCTGTAATGAATGCTTCTTTCTTTGAATGCACATACACGTCTTTTGTTAGAATGTACTATCTCAAAACATTTGATGCGATGATAGCAACACCTGTATCTATAGAAGAAGTAATAGCTGGAGAACTATTATGGGGTGCTACAAGAAGTACAGTATATGCTACTTTTATGTTACCTGTTCTTTTGCTTTTTGGGGTGGTTGAGTTACCTTCGTCATTATTAATTATTCCATTCGCATTTTTGAGTGGGTTATTATTTGCATCTATCGCTATGTGTTTTACTGCTATCACCCCTAACATAGATACTCTTAACTATCCAATGTTTCTATTTATCACGCCAATGTTCCTGTTCAGTGGCACCTTCTTTCCCTTAACTTTATTGCCCGCCACAGTGCAATATGTGGCATTAGGAATCTTACCATTGGCACATGTGGTAATAGTAAATCGTGCAATAACATTGTCTGCAATTAATGTGGCGACTTTCCTTAGTATAATATGGATTTTAGTTGCAACTTCGGTATTTTTCTTTGTTTCAATAAAACTGATGAAAAGAAGATTAATCGTTTGAAATTGGGGAATTTAGTTCCTTTAGTAGAATTCTAACTTCTTTAGGAGATTTAACATTGTACTTAGCTTGA from Methanofastidiosum sp. encodes:
- a CDS encoding ABC transporter permease, encoding MDLSYRITKGWRRNFVTFFKTWRLNVIPPFLEPLLYLLALGFGLGSFIDNIEGISYVKFIAPALVSISVMNASFFECTYTSFVRMYYLKTFDAMIATPVSIEEVIAGELLWGATRSTVYATFMLPVLLLFGVVELPSSLLIIPFAFLSGLLFASIAMCFTAITPNIDTLNYPMFLFITPMFLFSGTFFPLTLLPATVQYVALGILPLAHVVIVNRAITLSAINVATFLSIIWILVATSVFFFVSIKLMKRRLIV
- a CDS encoding ATP-binding cassette domain-containing protein: MSIVLEAKNLEKKFSDVIAVNKINFKVKEGEVFGFLGPNGAGKTTTMKMIQCVSPKTSGELKVFNLDVDKNPRKIKKLMGVVPQIDNLDPDFTVIGNLLQYSRYFDIPKQEAIKRAKELIEYIQITEKKDSSIEKLSGGMKRRLVLARAMINNPKLLILDEPTTGLDPQARHLIWEKLKDLSSKGITVIITTHYMEEAARLCDRLVIMDNGQILVEGAPNELIKRYVGDHIVEAENTAEIKSCLDKNDIKYDIGNDNVEIYTENIQKVTNLLLNQCTHSGVTARPATLEDVFLKLTGRKLRD